In a genomic window of Acidobacteriota bacterium:
- a CDS encoding SDR family oxidoreductase, translating into MDLNARAVLITGGKRMGPAVAALLASRGADVALTFNRSRDEADAAAARVRSEGRRSLVLHKDLSRPEDCASAVNEAVAEFGRLDVLVNMASVYTAVEFDRMTLDDWTRPMEIDLRAAYLCARAAVPHMRRAGGGRIVNFSDWIARSGRPRYKNYLAYYVAKHAVIGLTEALALELAADQILVNAVAPGPIMAPEGTTDEEQETVERATPLGRWGGPEEVARAVLSLVESDFVTGETLRVDGGRHVK; encoded by the coding sequence ATGGATCTCAACGCGCGCGCCGTCCTGATCACCGGTGGGAAACGCATGGGCCCCGCGGTGGCGGCGTTGCTCGCCTCCCGCGGCGCCGATGTGGCATTGACATTCAATCGATCGCGAGACGAGGCTGATGCCGCCGCCGCGCGCGTCCGATCGGAGGGGCGGCGCTCGCTGGTGCTCCACAAAGATCTGTCGCGGCCGGAGGACTGCGCGTCGGCGGTGAACGAAGCCGTGGCGGAGTTCGGCCGGCTCGACGTCCTCGTCAACATGGCGTCCGTGTACACGGCCGTCGAGTTCGACCGCATGACGCTCGACGACTGGACCCGGCCCATGGAGATCGATCTGCGCGCCGCGTACCTCTGCGCGCGGGCGGCGGTACCGCACATGCGCCGGGCGGGCGGAGGGCGCATCGTCAACTTCTCCGATTGGATCGCGCGGAGCGGCCGCCCCCGATACAAGAACTATCTCGCGTACTACGTCGCCAAGCACGCGGTCATCGGCCTGACCGAGGCGCTCGCGCTCGAGCTCGCCGCGGATCAGATCCTGGTCAACGCGGTGGCGCCCGGCCCCATCATGGCGCCCGAGGGCACGACCGACGAGGAGCAGGAAACGGTCGAACGCGCCACTCCCCTGGGCCGCTGGGGTGGGCCCGAGGAAGTCGCGCGAGCGGTCCTCAGCCTCGTGGAATCAGACTTCGTGACGGGGGAGACGCTGCGAGTGGACGGCGGACGGCACGTGAAGTAG
- a CDS encoding pyridoxal phosphate-dependent aminotransferase — translation MGAYQDRVPFSGIIRIRDMMYGVRNPFRLDQGDVSFDAPDTVKDAMARAIAENRSHYAQTTGVPRLLDLLAAKLRDRNRIPVGGSDELMVTTGGIHGGYVACMGLLEPGDEVIVPDPEWPPCMGNILSAQAVPVPCPLRESLGWRWDLDELAATITPKTRAIYVNSPNNPSGGVLARADLERIAELAERHGLWVFSDEAYEDITFGVEQVSIASLPGLYDRTIPIYTFSKTYAMTGLRLGYLAIRDARIRERMKKVLFYTAGNVATVVQYGGIGALEGPQDCVEQFRIELKERRDLFYTGIRQAAAGILGGEPPAGAFYAFLKIDPSWIPPAGLSQSRSWAMAEHLITRARIGCVPGVDFGAHGEGYVRFCFARERKELAGALESMRALFADRSPASAGAAS, via the coding sequence ATGGGCGCCTATCAGGATCGCGTGCCGTTCTCGGGCATCATCCGCATCCGCGACATGATGTACGGCGTCAGGAATCCCTTTCGGCTCGACCAGGGGGACGTCAGTTTCGACGCGCCCGACACCGTCAAGGACGCGATGGCCCGCGCGATCGCCGAGAACCGGTCGCACTACGCTCAGACGACGGGCGTGCCGCGGCTGCTCGACCTGCTCGCGGCGAAGCTGCGCGACCGCAACCGGATCCCCGTCGGCGGCTCCGACGAGCTGATGGTGACGACCGGGGGCATTCACGGCGGCTACGTCGCCTGCATGGGGCTGCTCGAACCAGGCGATGAAGTGATCGTCCCCGATCCGGAGTGGCCCCCGTGCATGGGCAACATCCTCAGCGCGCAGGCGGTGCCCGTCCCCTGCCCGCTTCGCGAGTCGCTCGGATGGCGCTGGGATCTCGACGAGCTCGCCGCCACGATCACGCCGAAGACGCGCGCGATTTATGTGAACTCGCCGAACAACCCTTCCGGCGGCGTGCTCGCGCGTGCCGATCTCGAACGGATCGCGGAACTCGCCGAGCGGCACGGCCTCTGGGTGTTCTCGGACGAGGCGTACGAGGACATCACGTTCGGCGTGGAGCAGGTGAGCATCGCGTCGCTGCCGGGACTGTACGACCGCACGATCCCGATCTACACGTTCAGCAAGACGTACGCGATGACCGGGCTGCGGCTCGGATACCTGGCGATCCGGGACGCGCGGATCCGCGAGCGTATGAAGAAGGTGCTCTTCTACACCGCCGGCAACGTCGCAACCGTCGTCCAGTACGGCGGGATTGGGGCGCTTGAAGGCCCCCAGGACTGCGTCGAGCAGTTCAGGATCGAGCTGAAGGAACGTCGAGACCTGTTTTACACCGGCATCCGCCAGGCGGCCGCCGGCATTCTCGGCGGCGAACCGCCGGCGGGCGCGTTTTACGCGTTCCTCAAGATCGACCCGTCGTGGATCCCGCCGGCCGGACTTTCGCAGTCGCGGTCGTGGGCGATGGCCGAGCACTTGATCACCCGCGCCCGGATCGGGTGCGTCCCGGGTGTGGACTTCGGCGCGCACGGCGAGGGCTACGTCCGGTTCTGTTTCGCGCGCGAGCGCAAGGAACTGGCTGGGGCGCTGGAATCTATGCGTGCGCTGTTTGCGGATCGCTCTCCAGCATCAGCCGGAGCTGCGTCGTAA
- a CDS encoding (2Fe-2S)-binding protein — MAPKDDFGFSRRDFLKTVGVGGIAAGVAGPPEAGAQTAAVGPGAVPITLTINGKAHRLEVEPRVTLLDAMRNRLNMTGAKRVCDRGACGACTVIVDGRTIYACSALAIEMQGKNIRTVEGLSEGTVLHPVQQAFCEHDALMCGFCTPGFVTATVALLERNPNPTAEEARKALDGNICRCGTYSRVLEAALSAKGVKRG; from the coding sequence ATGGCGCCGAAAGACGATTTCGGATTCAGCCGCCGTGACTTCCTGAAGACCGTCGGCGTTGGCGGCATAGCAGCCGGCGTGGCCGGGCCACCCGAAGCCGGCGCGCAGACGGCTGCGGTGGGTCCCGGCGCGGTACCCATCACCTTGACGATCAACGGCAAGGCGCATCGGCTCGAGGTCGAGCCGCGCGTCACGCTGCTGGACGCCATGCGCAACCGTCTGAACATGACCGGTGCGAAGCGCGTGTGCGATCGGGGCGCCTGCGGCGCCTGCACGGTGATCGTGGACGGCCGCACCATCTACGCGTGCTCGGCGCTCGCGATCGAGATGCAGGGGAAGAACATCCGGACCGTCGAGGGGCTGTCGGAAGGCACCGTGCTGCATCCGGTGCAGCAGGCCTTCTGCGAGCACGACGCGCTGATGTGCGGCTTCTGCACGCCCGGGTTCGTGACCGCCACCGTCGCGCTCCTCGAGAGGAACCCGAACCCCACCGCGGAAGAAGCCCGCAAGGCGCTCGACGGCAACATCTGCCGCTGCGGCACCTATTCGCGCGTGCTGGAGGCCGCGCTCAGCGCGAAGGGGGTGAAGCGTGGCTAG
- a CDS encoding xanthine dehydrogenase family protein molybdopterin-binding subunit: MASWPSSPTLLGKSTRRLDGPAKASGRATYAYDIRRPGMLYARIVRSPHAHARVRAVNVSAAEKAPGVRAVLPLVDVSQPDAAKAMYQGDEVVAIAADTEEQAHDAARLVTVDYEVLPHLATVEQAMRPEAPAVFPKGNVTQGSLEEEGDLAAGFAAAAHVVEGTYSTQVQTHSCLETHGCVAEWEGDRLTAWVSTQAVHATANGVATALGVPQTNVRIITEYMGGGFGSKLGPDFEVVVASKLARQAGKPVKLMLDRKEEQLGTGNRPSAYAKVRAGVDAQGKFVAFDAETWGTGGAGQGAGFPLPYPVYVWTSRRRRHRDVYINAGPQRAMRAPGHPQGSFITEVVIDELADKLGMDPLELRLKNLPPEEPNRMWGKYFQMAAARIGWSRRHKTGDPAPGPIKRGLGCAANRWGGGGSQQTRGHAEIHPDGSALIRIGTQDIGTGTRTVLALIVAETYGLPLGAVKVEIGDSRYPFAPGSGGSVTIGSVSPVARIAAEQALGQLVAKVAPSIGADPLALAAKDGRIFVKDDPSTGVTWKEACTLLGTTPIVVDSQWEKGLSSVGTSGVQFADVEVDVETGVTRVKKIVCVQDTGLIVDKLTAESQCYGGITMGIGFALYEHRILDRNTARMVNPNMEWYLLPGPSDIPEIDITLVDQPERGVVGLGEPPTISTAAAIANAVANAIGARVRDLPVTPAHVLAALDRQREGGTL, from the coding sequence GTGGCTAGCTGGCCGTCCTCACCAACGCTGCTCGGCAAGAGCACCCGGCGGCTCGACGGCCCTGCCAAGGCGAGCGGCCGCGCGACGTACGCCTACGACATCCGGCGCCCCGGCATGCTCTACGCCCGGATCGTCCGGTCGCCGCACGCGCATGCGCGGGTTCGCGCCGTCAACGTCTCGGCGGCCGAGAAGGCCCCAGGCGTTCGCGCGGTCCTCCCGCTCGTCGACGTGTCGCAGCCGGATGCGGCCAAGGCGATGTACCAGGGAGACGAGGTGGTCGCGATCGCTGCCGACACCGAAGAGCAGGCGCATGACGCCGCACGGCTGGTCACAGTCGACTACGAGGTGTTGCCGCACCTGGCCACCGTCGAGCAGGCGATGCGCCCCGAAGCCCCCGCCGTGTTCCCGAAGGGGAACGTGACGCAGGGATCGCTCGAGGAAGAAGGGGATCTCGCGGCGGGCTTCGCCGCCGCGGCGCATGTCGTCGAGGGCACGTACTCCACCCAGGTGCAGACGCACAGCTGCCTCGAGACGCACGGCTGCGTTGCCGAGTGGGAAGGCGATCGCCTGACCGCATGGGTCTCGACGCAGGCGGTCCATGCGACGGCCAACGGCGTTGCCACCGCGCTCGGCGTGCCGCAGACCAACGTGCGCATCATCACCGAGTACATGGGCGGCGGCTTCGGGAGCAAGCTGGGGCCCGACTTCGAGGTGGTCGTCGCATCGAAGCTGGCCCGGCAGGCCGGAAAACCCGTGAAGCTGATGCTCGACCGCAAGGAGGAACAGCTTGGCACGGGCAACCGCCCATCGGCGTACGCGAAGGTCCGCGCCGGCGTGGACGCGCAAGGCAAGTTCGTGGCGTTCGACGCAGAAACCTGGGGCACGGGGGGCGCGGGTCAGGGCGCGGGGTTCCCGCTGCCGTATCCGGTCTACGTCTGGACCAGCCGGCGTCGCCGCCATCGCGACGTGTACATCAACGCCGGTCCGCAGCGCGCCATGCGGGCCCCTGGCCATCCACAGGGTTCCTTCATCACGGAGGTCGTGATCGACGAGCTGGCGGACAAGCTCGGGATGGACCCGCTGGAGTTGAGGCTGAAGAACCTCCCGCCGGAGGAGCCGAACCGGATGTGGGGGAAGTACTTCCAGATGGCGGCGGCCAGGATTGGCTGGAGCCGCCGGCACAAGACCGGGGATCCGGCCCCCGGGCCGATCAAGCGCGGGCTTGGGTGCGCGGCGAACCGGTGGGGAGGCGGCGGCAGCCAGCAGACGCGCGGCCACGCCGAAATCCATCCCGACGGCAGCGCGCTGATTCGCATCGGCACGCAGGACATCGGCACCGGCACGCGGACGGTGCTGGCGCTCATCGTGGCCGAGACGTACGGGCTGCCCCTGGGCGCCGTGAAGGTGGAGATCGGCGACAGCCGGTATCCGTTCGCGCCGGGAAGCGGCGGCAGCGTCACGATCGGATCGGTCTCTCCTGTTGCCCGCATCGCCGCCGAGCAGGCGCTGGGACAGCTCGTCGCGAAGGTTGCGCCCTCGATCGGCGCGGATCCGCTCGCGCTGGCCGCGAAAGACGGCAGGATTTTCGTGAAAGACGACCCGTCGACGGGCGTCACGTGGAAGGAGGCGTGCACGCTGCTCGGCACGACCCCGATCGTGGTGGACAGCCAGTGGGAAAAAGGGCTGTCGAGCGTCGGAACGAGCGGCGTGCAGTTTGCCGACGTCGAGGTGGACGTCGAGACGGGCGTCACGCGCGTGAAGAAGATCGTGTGCGTGCAGGACACCGGGCTCATCGTCGACAAGCTCACCGCCGAGAGCCAGTGCTACGGCGGGATCACGATGGGCATCGGGTTCGCGCTCTACGAGCACCGGATCCTCGATCGCAACACGGCGCGCATGGTGAACCCGAACATGGAGTGGTACCTGCTGCCCGGCCCGTCAGACATCCCGGAGATCGACATCACGCTGGTCGATCAGCCCGAGCGCGGCGTCGTCGGCCTCGGCGAGCCGCCGACGATCTCGACAGCGGCGGCGATCGCCAACGCGGTGGCCAACGCCATCGGTGCGCGCGTTCGCGACCTGCCCGTGACGCCCGCGCACGTGCTGGCGGCGCTCGACCGGCAGCGCGAAGGAGGAACGCTGTGA
- a CDS encoding DUF1326 domain-containing protein, translating into MRKLIACGAAGLVAALTASEARAADSPSIAGHYVETRTAEVFTGGCLMNSEGETGGREALMAWRIDRGAFAGVPLDGLSVVAAVTADVNLGTRELGGVPPSSIRSVVYVDDRATRAQRDALVTLVRSLSNGFVGEVVAVKPVAIGFSRDEHAIAVRAGDAAIDVGTHMAHDTNCSALQWFHPLAAIDSATLGVTNRQAYSGALLGRRWEQIDRRSAFFGEFRY; encoded by the coding sequence ATGCGAAAGCTCATCGCTTGCGGCGCCGCTGGGCTCGTCGCCGCGCTGACCGCGTCGGAGGCCCGCGCGGCGGACTCGCCGTCGATCGCCGGCCATTACGTCGAAACACGCACCGCCGAGGTGTTCACCGGCGGGTGCCTCATGAACAGCGAAGGGGAAACCGGCGGGCGCGAAGCGCTCATGGCCTGGCGCATCGACCGCGGTGCTTTCGCGGGCGTTCCGCTCGACGGCCTCAGCGTGGTCGCCGCCGTGACGGCCGACGTGAACCTCGGCACGCGCGAGCTGGGCGGCGTCCCGCCGAGCTCGATCCGGTCGGTTGTTTATGTGGACGATCGGGCGACCCGCGCGCAGCGCGACGCGCTCGTCACGCTCGTCCGCTCGCTCTCGAATGGCTTTGTCGGCGAGGTCGTGGCCGTCAAGCCGGTGGCGATTGGCTTCTCGCGCGACGAGCACGCGATTGCCGTTCGCGCGGGGGATGCGGCGATCGACGTCGGCACCCACATGGCGCACGACACGAACTGCAGCGCGTTGCAGTGGTTCCATCCGCTCGCGGCCATCGACAGCGCGACCCTCGGCGTGACCAATCGCCAGGCGTACAGCGGCGCGCTGCTCGGCAGGCGGTGGGAACAGATCGATCGCCGGTCGGCATTCTTTGGAGAGTTCAGATACTGA
- a CDS encoding FAD binding domain-containing protein, which yields MRPFAYVNAKNEREALAALGATRGRVLPIAGGMDLVAMMKDYIAQPDRLVNVKELDRGIATSAGGLQIGAAAKLVDLAEHPVVRREYPALADAAGEVGTPQIRHAGTVGGNLAQRPRCWYFRNEEFDCLKKGGARCFAVDGENQYHAILGGGPCHIVHPSSLAVPLVALGAKIRIASPSGSREVDAGEFFVLPSQNLAQENVLAPNELVTHVLVPAARGRKNATYEVRFKQSHDWPLAMATAVLDITAGRVRGARIVMGAVAPVPWRSDAAEAALVGQAITEQTAAAAADAALKDAQPMTDNAYKVQIARTAVKRAILKASGAPVPAGA from the coding sequence GTGAGGCCCTTCGCTTACGTGAACGCGAAAAACGAGCGCGAAGCCCTGGCCGCGCTGGGGGCGACGCGCGGGCGCGTGCTGCCGATTGCCGGCGGCATGGACCTCGTGGCGATGATGAAGGACTACATCGCGCAGCCGGACCGGCTCGTCAACGTGAAGGAGCTCGACCGCGGCATCGCGACATCCGCCGGCGGGCTGCAGATCGGCGCTGCGGCGAAGCTGGTCGATCTGGCGGAGCACCCGGTGGTGCGGCGAGAGTACCCGGCGCTGGCGGACGCCGCCGGCGAGGTGGGCACGCCGCAGATCAGGCACGCCGGCACCGTCGGCGGGAACCTCGCGCAGCGCCCGCGCTGCTGGTATTTCCGCAACGAGGAGTTCGACTGCCTCAAGAAGGGCGGGGCGCGCTGCTTCGCGGTGGATGGCGAGAACCAGTACCACGCGATTCTCGGCGGCGGCCCCTGCCACATCGTGCACCCGTCGAGCCTGGCCGTGCCGCTCGTCGCGCTCGGCGCGAAGATCCGCATCGCGTCGCCGTCGGGATCGCGCGAGGTCGACGCCGGCGAGTTCTTCGTGCTGCCATCGCAGAATCTCGCGCAGGAGAACGTGCTCGCGCCCAACGAGCTGGTGACGCACGTCCTCGTACCCGCCGCGCGCGGCAGGAAGAACGCCACGTACGAAGTGCGGTTCAAGCAGTCGCACGACTGGCCGCTCGCGATGGCGACGGCGGTGCTCGACATCACGGCCGGAAGAGTCCGGGGCGCGCGAATCGTCATGGGCGCGGTGGCGCCGGTGCCCTGGCGGTCGGATGCGGCCGAGGCGGCACTCGTGGGCCAGGCGATCACCGAGCAGACGGCAGCGGCGGCGGCCGACGCCGCGCTCAAGGACGCGCAGCCCATGACCGACAATGCGTACAAGGTGCAGATCGCGCGCACCGCCGTGAAGCGCGCGATCCTGAAAGCGTCGGGCGCACCGGTGCCCGCGGGCGCGTAG